A genome region from Rissa tridactyla isolate bRisTri1 chromosome 18, bRisTri1.patW.cur.20221130, whole genome shotgun sequence includes the following:
- the SRSF4 gene encoding serine/arginine-rich splicing factor 4 codes for MPRVYIGRLSYQARERDVERFFKGYGKILEVDLKNGYGFVEFDDLRDADDAVYELNGKDLCGERVIVEHARGPRRDSSYGSGRSGYGYRRSGRDKYGPPTRTEYRLIVENLSSRCSWQDLKDYMRQAGEVTYADAHKGRKNEGVIEFKSYSDMKRALEKLDGTEVNGRKIRLVEDRPGSRRRRSYSRSRSHSRSRSRSRHSHKSRSRSASSSRSKSRSRSRSVSRSRSKSRSRSKSRSRGQKEKSRTPSKEDKSRSRSRSAEKSRNKSKDKSEGALHNSDEKAKSRSCSKEKSRSRSGSKDRGETRESMRSRSKEKSRSKDREKSISKARSRSKSRDESRSRSRSKDKRKSRKRSRDESRSRSRSRSKSEKSKRRSKRDSKPSSKKKRKDSRERSRSASKDKEHLKPDSDKKEAKGEGEDAAARRVSRSRSRSISKSKPNVKSDSRSRSKSVSKPRSRSKSRSRSASRSHSRSRSRSRSRS; via the exons aTGCCGCGGGTCTACATCGGGCGCCTCAGCTACCAGGCGCGGGAGCGGGACGTGGAGCGGTTCTTCAAGGGCTACGGCAAGATCCTGGAGGTGGATCTTAAGAACGG GTACGGCTTCGTGGAGTTTGATGATCTGCGAGATGCGGATGATGCCGTTTATGAGCTCAACGGTAAAGATCTTTGTGGGGAGAGAGTGATCGTTGAGCATGCCAGAGGCCCACGTCGTGACAGCAGTTACGGTTCTGGACGCA GTGGATATGGTTATAGAAGAAGCGGAAGAGATAAGTACGGTCCTCCTACCCGTACAGAATACAGATTGATTGTGGAAAATTTGTCAAGCCGCTGCAGTTGGCAAGATCTTAAG GATTATATGCGTCAGGCAGGGGAGGTGACATATGCAGATGcacacaaaggaaggaaaaatgaaggtGTGATTGAGTTCAAATCCTATTCTGACATGAAAAGAGCCCTTGAAAAGCTGGACGGGACAGAAGTAAATGGCAGAAAGATTAGATTAGTGGAAGACAGACCTGGATCAAGACGGCGCCGCTCTTACTCCAGAAGCCGAAGCCATTCGAG GTCTCGCTCTCGAAGCAGACATTCTCATAAGAGCAGGAGCCGCAGTGCCAGTAGTAGTCGCTCCAAGAGTAGATCAAGATCCAG GTCTGTGTCCCGTTCCAGAAGCAAGAGCCGTAGTCGAAGCAAGAGCCGTAGCAGAggccaaaaagagaaaagcaggactCCAAGTAAAGAGGATAAAAGTAGGAGCCGCAGCAGGAGCGCAGAGAAATCCCGAAACAAAAGTAAAGATAAATCTGAGGGTGCTCTCCATAACAGCGAtgagaaagcaaagagcaggagctgcagcaaggaaaagagtaggagcaggagtgggagTAAGGACAGGGGAGAGACGAGGGAGAGCATGAGGAGTCGGAGCAAGGAGAAGAGTAGAagcaaagacagggagaagagcATTAGCAAGGCTAGGAGCAGGAGCAAGAGCAGGGatgagagcaggagcaggagccgcagtaaggataaaagaaaaagtaggaaGAGAAGCAGGGATGAGAGCAGGAGTAGAAGCAGGAGCCGCAGCAAGAGCGAGAAAAGCAAGAGGCGCAGCAAGCGAGACAGCAAACCGAgtagcaagaagaaaaggaaggacagcCGCGAGCGGTCCAGGTCAGCCTCCAAAGACAAGGAGCACCTGAAACCAGATTCTGACAAAAAGGAGGCAAAAGGTGAGGGCGAGGACGCAGCCGCGCGGCGGGTGTCTCGCTCCAGGTCTAGGTCCATTTCCAAGTCAAAACCAAATGTCAAATCAGATTCTCGTTCCAGGTCTAAATCCGTTTCGAAGCCTAGGTCCCGGTCCAAGTCTAGGTCTAGGTCTGCCTCTAGGTCACACTCCCGATCGCGGTCAAGGTCTCGCTCCAGATCCTAA